In a single window of the Sander lucioperca isolate FBNREF2018 chromosome 19, SLUC_FBN_1.2, whole genome shotgun sequence genome:
- the iyd gene encoding iodotyrosine deiodinase 1, whose translation MVLLSVLTPVLVVVLCLVIGFMLLGSRETKTTSTSPGKTEGASKADFRPWVDQDLQDDTEITAKEGEDGDWADSNEDEDLLHVPYSPPRYPEETMLARSKDLYTLMNQRRSVRFISPEPFPQEVIDNVIRTAGTAPSGAHTEPWTFVVVSDPETKHKIRRIVEEEEEVNYRQRMGDKWVHDLAKLKTNWIKEYLDVAPYLVLVFKQTYGILPNGKKRTHYYNEISVSISCGLLLAALQNVGLVTVTTTPLNCGPQLRLLLKRPANEKLLILLPVGYPASDATVPDLKRKPLDDIMVHI comes from the exons ATGGTTCTGCTCTCCGTCCTCACGCCTGTTCTGGTGGTGGTCCTGTGCCTGGTGATAGGCTTCATGCTGCTGGGGTCACGGGAGACGAAGACCACCTCGACCTCCCCGGGAAAAACCGAAGGGGCTTCAAAAGCGGACTTTAGACCGTGGGTGGACCAGGATTTACAGGACGATACAGAAATCACAGCAAAAGAGGGCG AGGATGGTGATTGGGCGGACAGCAATGAGGATGAAGACCTTTTACATGTGCCTTACTCACCACCACGTTACCCAGAGGAGACGATGCTGGCGAGATCCAAGGATTTGTACACTCTGATGAACCAGCGGAGGTCTGTCCGATTCATCAGCCCAGAGCCGTTCCCACAGGAAGTCATCGATAATGTCATCCGCACTGCAG GTACGGCCCCTAGTGGAGCACACACAGAGCCCTGGACGTTTGTTGTGGTGTCAGACCCAGAGACGAAGCACAAGATCAGACGGATagtggaagaagaggaggaggtcaACTACCGTCAGAGGATGGGGGACAAGTGGGTCCATGATTTGGCCAAGTTAAA GACAAACTGGATCAAGGAGTACTTGGATGTTGCTCCATATCTAGTCCTCGTCTTCAAACAGACCTATGGGATTCTACCAAACGGCAAGAAAAGGACACATTACTACAATGAAATCAGTGTCTCCATATCCTGTGGACTACTGTTGGCTGCATTACAG AACGTGGGTCTTGTCACCGTCACAACGACACCCCTAAACTGTGGCCCCCAGCTCAGGCTCCTCCTCAAACGGCCAGCCAACGAGAAGCTGTTGATTTTACTTCCTGTAGGTTATCCTGCTTCTGACGCTACAGTCCCTGACTTAAAACGCAAGCCGCTGGATGATATTATGGTGCACATATAA
- the sec63 gene encoding translocation protein SEC63 homolog, which produces MAGQQFQYDDSGNTFFYFLTSFVGLIVIPATYYLWPRDQNAEQLRLKSLRRVHGRCLWYRLRLMKSQQSFVPTLKKAALLFGWAVFLLLAYKVSKLDREYQEYNPYEVLNLDPGASLSEIKKQYRVLSLKYHPDKGGNEATFMRIAKAYAALTNEQSRQNWEIYGNPDGPGATSFGIALPAWIVDQKNSMLVLLVYGLAFMVILPVVVGTWWYRSIRYSGDQILINTTQLFMHFMYKTPNMNMKRLAMVLTAAFEFDPRSNKDATIRPTDNIEVPQLIRELGNINVKKKEPPFCYPYSLKARVLVLAHLARMEVSEELEEDQRFVVRKSPALLQEMINVGCQLTMMANSRGGFHAPRLVTIENCMKLTQMIVQGLQESKSPLLQLPHFEEEHLRYCISKKYKVRSLQDLVSLKDSDRRSMLRFLGEEKYDEVLSVLGSFPHITMDTKLQVLDDEDSNNITAGSIVTVTVTLTRKRMAEVFEKEQDSTPCLTEEAATTEEAQGDSSKTKTKVWQNKSKGAKKTAKSKKKKLTKKKATPAPAKTKQANGNVAGNEVVVAAAAAVKEDEDEVSDKGSESDEGEANKDSPSERDEDSDKQSDTEVDEIAGDDEEEWEALQQSIQRRERALLETKSKVTHPVYSLYFPEEKQEWWWLYIADRRDQTLVSMPYHVCTLKDTEEVELKFPAPSKTGNYQYSVILRSDSYLGLDQIKPLKLEVHEAKAMLDNHPQWDIPDTEEEDEEQEDSDGIEESEDDDEDND; this is translated from the exons ATGGCCGGGCAACAGTTCCAGTACGATGACAGCGGCAACACCTTTTTCTATTTCCTAACGTCCTTCGTCGGACTTATTGTGATCCCAGCAACATATTACCTCTGGCCCCGGGATCAGAATGCTG AACAACTGCGTCTGAAGAGCCTGAGGAGGGTACATGGCAGGTGCCTGTGGTACCGACTCAGGCTGATGAAGTCACAGCAGAGCTTTGTCCCAACACTAAA gaaagCAGCCTTGTTGTTTGGCTGGGCTGTGTTCCTGCTGCTAGCCTACAAGGTGTCCAAACTGGACAGAGAGTACCAGGAGTATAATCCATATGAAGTCCTCAACTTGGACccg GGTGCATCGCTGTCAGAAATCAAGAAGCAATACCGTGTACTGTCACTCAAGTACCATCCTGACAAAGGTGGTAATGAGGCCACATTCATGAGAATTGCCAAAGCCTATGCTGC tttaACCAATGAACAGTCACGACAGAACTGGGAAATATATGGTAACCCAGATGGTCCAGGGG CAACCAGCTTTGGTATTGCCCTGCCTGCCTGGATTGTTGACCAGAAGAACTCTATGCTG GTGCTGTTGGTATATGGACTAGCCTTTATGGTCAtccttcctgttgttgtg GGCACATGGTGGTACCGCTCCATCCGATACAGCGGAGACCAGATCCTCATCAACACCACCCAGCTCTTCATGCATTTCATGTACAAGACGCCCAACATGAACATGAAGC GGTTAGCCATGGTGTTGACCGCAGCATTCGAGTTTGACCCTCGCAGCAATAAAGATGCCACCATACGACCAACAGACAACATTGAAGTGCCACAG TTGATTCGCGAGTTGGGAAATATCAATGTAAAGAAGAAGGAGCCTCCATTCTGCTATCCTTACAGTTTGAAGGCCAGGGTCTTAGTGCTTGCTCATCTGGCACGCATGGAAGTATCGGAGGAGTTGGAGGAAG ATCAGAGGTTTGTGGTGAGGAAGAGTCCAGCTCTTCTCCAGGAGATGATCAACGTGGGCTGTCAGCTTACCATGATGGCCAACAGCAGAGGAG GTTTCCATGCTCCTCGGCTGGTAACCATAGAGAATTGTATGAAGCTGACCCAAATGATAGTGCAGGGTCTACAGGAGTCAAAGTCACCCCTGTTGCAGCTGCCCCACTTTGAGGAGGAGCACCTCCGCTACTGCATCTCTAAGAAG TATAAAGTCCGGAGCCTACAGGATCTGGTGAGTCTCAAGGACTCGGACAGACGCAGCATGCTGCGTTTCTTGGGGGAGGAGAAGTACGACGAGGTCCTGTCTGTGCTGGGCAGCTTCCCTCACATCACCATGGACACCAAACTGCAGG TCCTTGATGATGAAGACAGCAATAACATCACAGCAGGCTCTATTGTCACAGTAACTGTCACCTTAACCAGAAAACGGATGGCG GAGGTGTTTGAAAAGGAGCAGGACTCAACACCATGTCTAACAGAAGAGGCTGCCACCACAGAGGAAGCA CAGGGAGACTcgagtaaaaccaaaacaaaagtgTGGCAGAACAAGAGTAAAGGGGCAAAGAAGACAGCCAAGTCCAAGAAGAAAAAATTAACCAAGAAGAAGGCCACTCCTGCACCCGCCAAAACCAAACAGGCCAATGGCAACGTGGCAGGAAAT GAAGTCgtcgtagcagcagcagcagcagtgaaggAGGACGAGGACGAGGTCTCAGACAAGGGCAGCGAGTCGGACGAGGGCGAAGCCAACAAGGACTCTCCCAGCGAGAGAGACGAAGACAGCGACAAACAAAGCGACACAGAGGTGGACGAGATAGCTGGCGACGATGAAGAG GAGTGGGAGGCGTTGCAGCAAAGCATCCAGCGGCGAGAGCGGGCCCTGCTGGAGACCAAGTCCAAGGTGACGCACCCCGTCTACAGCCTCTACTTCCCCGAGGAGAAGCAGGAGTGGTGGTGGCTCTACATCGCTGACCGCCGAGATCAGACCCTGGTCTCCATGCCCTACCACGTCTGCACACTAAAAGATAcagaagag GTGGAGCTGAAGTTTCCAGCCCCCTCCAAAACAGGCAATTACCAATATTCTGTCATCCTTCGTTCTGATTCCTACCTGGGACTGGACCAGATCAAACCACTCAAG CTGGAGGTCCACGAGGCCAAAGCCATGCTGGACAACCACCCACAGTGGGACATCCCTGAcacggaggaggaggacgaggagcaGGAGGACAGCGACGGTATCGAGGAGAGTGAAGACGATGACGAGGACAACGACTGA